The Streptomyces sp. NBC_01353 genome contains a region encoding:
- a CDS encoding hemolysin III family protein → MTSAVPDVPRTEHTSSHPHLLKPRLRGWLHAGMFPAVIVAGLTLVALSDSPRARIACGIYVLTACLLFGISALYHRGNWGPRGEAILRRLDHANIFLIIAGTYTPLTLLLLPDSTGRPLMWAVWAAATAGIAFRVFWVGAPRWLYTPCYIAMGWAAVFFLPDFMRAGGIAVLVLVIVGGLLYSAGGVIYGMKRPNPSPRWFGFHEVFHSLTLAAFIVHYVGISLVAYQHA, encoded by the coding sequence ATGACTTCAGCCGTGCCGGACGTGCCCCGGACAGAGCACACCTCGTCCCACCCGCATCTGCTGAAGCCCAGGCTCAGAGGCTGGCTGCACGCGGGGATGTTCCCGGCGGTGATCGTCGCGGGTCTCACCCTCGTCGCGCTCTCCGACTCGCCGCGAGCCCGGATCGCCTGCGGGATCTACGTCCTCACCGCCTGCCTGCTCTTCGGCATCAGCGCGCTGTACCACCGCGGCAACTGGGGTCCGCGCGGCGAGGCCATCCTGCGACGTCTGGACCACGCCAACATCTTTCTGATCATCGCGGGCACCTATACCCCGCTCACGCTGCTGCTTCTCCCCGATTCCACCGGGCGGCCGCTCATGTGGGCGGTCTGGGCCGCCGCCACGGCCGGCATCGCCTTCCGGGTCTTCTGGGTCGGCGCCCCCCGCTGGCTGTACACGCCCTGCTACATCGCGATGGGCTGGGCCGCCGTCTTCTTCCTGCCCGACTTCATGCGGGCCGGCGGCATCGCCGTCCTCGTCCTCGTCATCGTCGGCGGACTGCTCTACAGCGCGGGCGGCGTGATCTACGGCATGAAGCGGCCGAACCCGTCCCCGCGCTGGTTCGGCTTCCACGAGGTCTTCCACTCGCTGACCCTGGCGGCCTTCATCGTCCACTACGTCGGCATCTCGCTGGTCGCCTACCAGCACGCGTGA
- a CDS encoding TetR family transcriptional regulator produces MAADPTPPPSLRERKKLRTRAAIRKATYRLVAEQGYEAATVERIAAAADVSPSTVVRYFPVKEDILLTDESDAVLDARLRARPADEEPLESLRAVVLDAVATAFADEPEETRLRARVMVEVPAVRARLTETAAETAQLLARALAERTGREPDDLEVRVFTAAVLGALREATVYWAERGQTDDLVRLLDRTVDTLKGGLSLRALP; encoded by the coding sequence ATGGCAGCCGATCCGACCCCTCCGCCCAGCCTGCGCGAACGCAAGAAGCTCAGGACCCGCGCCGCGATCCGGAAGGCCACCTACCGGCTCGTCGCCGAGCAGGGGTACGAAGCGGCCACCGTGGAACGCATCGCGGCGGCCGCCGACGTCTCCCCCTCCACCGTGGTGCGCTACTTCCCGGTCAAGGAGGACATCCTCCTCACCGACGAGAGCGACGCCGTCCTCGACGCCCGGCTTCGGGCCCGGCCCGCCGACGAGGAGCCGCTGGAGTCCCTGCGCGCCGTCGTCCTCGACGCGGTCGCGACGGCGTTCGCCGACGAGCCGGAGGAGACCCGGCTGCGCGCCCGCGTCATGGTCGAGGTCCCGGCCGTACGGGCCCGGCTCACCGAGACCGCCGCCGAGACCGCGCAGCTGCTGGCCCGCGCCCTCGCCGAGCGCACCGGCCGCGAACCCGACGACCTGGAGGTACGGGTCTTCACGGCGGCGGTCCTGGGCGCCCTGCGCGAGGCGACCGTCTACTGGGCCGAACGCGGACAGACCGACGACCTGGTCCGCCTTCTCGACCGGACCGTCGACACCCTCAAGGGCGGCCTGTCGCTCCGAGCGCTCCCCTGA
- a CDS encoding glycosyl hydrolase, whose product MTLPSWPRAALIVLLAAALALVLPDDRIAPGSRHLAEQVAPDPAPVTVPSGFFTGSDEAGVRRIAEVQRWLGGASLTVGHTYLPGDRWSNIEGHPALFEPWARWKEERPGRLFVLNVPLLDRNEEGLADAEVRAGLRRGAAGSYDGHFRTLGERLVENRLSDAVLVLGWEMNGTTYSHRCGPDPESWKAYWRRVVDVLRAVPGQRFRFDFTASRGRDAVEWTRCYPGDAYVDIVGLDAYDQPEGLSFEEQVTEDFGLAHHVRFAAEHGKPVSYPEWGLFRNGDNPAYVRGMLDWFTRHRPVYQTFTDYCPHGVWGCPDNPESGRVVRGALGATGRP is encoded by the coding sequence GTGACCCTCCCCTCCTGGCCGCGGGCTGCACTGATCGTGCTGCTCGCGGCCGCTCTCGCGCTCGTCCTGCCCGACGACCGCATCGCGCCGGGCTCCCGGCATCTCGCGGAGCAGGTCGCGCCCGACCCGGCGCCGGTGACGGTGCCGTCCGGCTTCTTCACCGGCTCCGACGAGGCGGGCGTGCGGCGGATCGCCGAGGTGCAGCGCTGGCTCGGCGGCGCGTCGCTGACCGTCGGACACACCTATCTTCCCGGCGATCGCTGGTCCAACATCGAGGGCCATCCCGCGCTCTTCGAGCCGTGGGCGCGGTGGAAGGAGGAGCGGCCGGGGCGGCTCTTCGTCCTGAACGTGCCGCTGCTCGACCGGAACGAGGAGGGGCTGGCGGACGCCGAGGTCAGGGCCGGGCTGCGGCGCGGGGCGGCGGGGTCGTACGACGGTCACTTCCGGACCCTGGGGGAGCGGCTCGTCGAGAACCGGCTCTCCGACGCCGTGCTCGTCCTCGGCTGGGAGATGAACGGCACCACCTACAGCCACCGGTGCGGACCGGACCCGGAGAGCTGGAAGGCGTACTGGCGGCGGGTCGTGGACGTGCTGCGCGCGGTGCCCGGGCAGCGGTTCCGATTCGACTTCACCGCGAGCCGGGGGCGTGACGCGGTGGAGTGGACGCGCTGCTACCCGGGTGACGCGTATGTCGACATCGTCGGGCTCGACGCCTACGACCAGCCCGAAGGGCTCTCCTTCGAGGAGCAGGTCACCGAGGACTTCGGGCTCGCGCACCATGTGCGCTTCGCGGCCGAGCACGGCAAGCCCGTCTCGTACCCGGAGTGGGGTCTCTTCCGCAACGGCGACAATCCGGCGTACGTACGGGGGATGCTCGACTGGTTCACGCGGCACCGGCCGGTCTACCAGACGTTCACGGACTACTGCCCGCACGGGGTGTGGGGGTGTCCGGACAATCCGGAGTCGGGGCGGGTCGTCAGGGGAGCGCTCGGAGCGACAGGCCGCCCTTGA
- a CDS encoding vitamin K epoxide reductase family protein, producing MATVNVRGGVPGQRQEEAREEAGTIGASRALGLLLMITGAAGVLAAWVITIDKFKLLEDPNFQPGCSLNPVVSCGNIMKSEQAAVFGFPNPMLGLVTYGMVVAIGAGVFAGARYRGWFWLGLNAGMLFGVGFCTWLMHQSLYEINALCLWCCLAWTATIVMFWYVTSHNVRTGVLPAPAAVKGFFEDFTFALPVLHIGIIGMLILTRWWDFWTS from the coding sequence ATGGCGACGGTCAACGTACGGGGCGGGGTGCCGGGGCAGCGGCAGGAGGAGGCCCGGGAGGAGGCCGGGACGATCGGCGCGAGCCGGGCCCTCGGTCTGCTGCTGATGATCACCGGGGCGGCCGGGGTGCTGGCCGCCTGGGTCATCACGATCGACAAGTTCAAGCTCCTGGAGGACCCGAACTTCCAGCCGGGCTGCAGCCTCAACCCGGTCGTGTCCTGCGGCAACATCATGAAGAGCGAGCAGGCGGCGGTGTTCGGCTTCCCGAACCCGATGCTCGGTCTCGTGACGTACGGGATGGTCGTCGCCATCGGCGCCGGGGTCTTCGCCGGTGCCCGCTACCGCGGCTGGTTCTGGCTCGGCCTGAACGCCGGGATGCTGTTCGGCGTCGGGTTCTGCACGTGGCTGATGCACCAGTCGCTGTACGAGATCAACGCGCTCTGCCTCTGGTGCTGCCTGGCCTGGACCGCCACGATCGTCATGTTCTGGTACGTGACCTCGCACAACGTCCGCACGGGTGTGCTGCCCGCGCCCGCCGCCGTGAAGGGGTTCTTCGAGGACTTCACCTTCGCGCTGCCCGTCCTGCACATCGGGATCATCGGGATGCTGATCCTGACCCGATGGTGGGACTTCTGGACCAGCTGA
- a CDS encoding DUF5949 family protein, with protein MTSSNVVSSARSESPFGTLTVVPWTIGPTADTPVTPFLMVYSLGDGRDGPEAGEEAMRAALEGMGAPLGDRVVDTSVERATGAHLLVEAQRAVLTLPFMKVQIPVPPEWEAAAHETGHAYLICSVRPWPDAVPGEAVTPERLKSFVTDDQVVGAAAHLLLPVRRLQG; from the coding sequence ATGACCTCTTCCAATGTCGTTTCCTCGGCGCGCAGCGAATCCCCCTTCGGGACGCTCACCGTCGTTCCGTGGACCATCGGGCCCACCGCCGATACGCCCGTCACTCCCTTTCTGATGGTGTATTCGCTCGGGGACGGCCGCGACGGCCCCGAAGCCGGCGAAGAGGCGATGCGGGCAGCCCTCGAAGGCATGGGCGCGCCGCTCGGGGACCGGGTCGTCGACACCTCGGTGGAGCGGGCGACCGGTGCCCATCTGCTCGTCGAGGCCCAGCGGGCCGTGCTCACCCTGCCCTTCATGAAGGTGCAGATCCCGGTCCCGCCGGAGTGGGAGGCGGCCGCGCACGAGACCGGGCACGCCTACCTCATCTGCTCCGTACGCCCCTGGCCCGACGCGGTGCCCGGAGAGGCGGTCACGCCGGAGCGGCTGAAGTCCTTCGTCACCGACGACCAGGTCGTGGGGGCCGCGGCGCACCTTCTGCTGCCCGTCCGGCGGCTGCAGGGCTGA
- a CDS encoding tyrosinase family oxidase copper chaperone has product MIVPRRVALRSLFTLTVAAFTGGALARIATAPRRPAVASGDTFDEMYGGRRIQARPTPAGVPEVLVDGRPLHLMRCADGGYLTPIDHYQTYPTPLAATRAAVDELGSAPLSRFAAAHGVHPGGSSRGVHT; this is encoded by the coding sequence ATGATCGTCCCGCGCCGCGTCGCACTGCGGTCCCTCTTCACCTTGACCGTCGCCGCGTTCACCGGCGGCGCGCTGGCCCGTATCGCCACCGCGCCTCGCCGACCAGCCGTCGCCTCGGGCGACACGTTCGACGAGATGTACGGGGGCCGCCGTATCCAGGCCCGCCCCACCCCCGCGGGGGTGCCGGAGGTCCTCGTCGACGGCCGGCCGCTGCATCTGATGCGCTGCGCGGACGGCGGCTATCTCACCCCGATCGACCATTACCAGACCTATCCGACGCCGCTGGCGGCCACCCGCGCGGCCGTGGACGAGCTGGGGTCCGCCCCGCTGAGCCGCTTCGCCGCCGCCCACGGTGTCCACCCGGGAGGGAGCTCGCGTGGCGTACACACGTAA
- a CDS encoding tyrosinase family protein has product MAYTRKNQRDLTGAERRKFVAAVLELKRTGAYDDFVRTHIDYYVADGDDRLRVAHMTPSFLPWHRKFLLEFERALRGIDPSVTVPYWDWTRDNTPAASLWSEDFMGGNGRRSDLQVTTGPFAYAGGRWTVKHGMTEGRFLTRDFGRPGDPITLPTKAQLDEVMQETVYDVEPWNSTSESGFRNRLEGWAPGRGNDRFRIHNRVHRWVGGLMLGGASVNDPVFWLHHSFVDLLWSRWQQRNPRAGYVPVHPPQLGESQYRRIAARDEKMGPWGVTPAEMLDHSGIYRYA; this is encoded by the coding sequence GTGGCGTACACACGTAAGAACCAGCGCGATCTGACGGGCGCCGAGCGGCGGAAGTTCGTCGCCGCGGTCCTGGAGCTCAAGCGGACGGGAGCGTACGACGACTTCGTCCGTACGCACATCGACTACTACGTCGCCGACGGGGACGACCGTCTGCGCGTCGCTCATATGACGCCCAGCTTCCTGCCCTGGCACCGCAAGTTCCTGCTGGAGTTCGAGCGGGCGCTGCGCGGGATCGACCCGTCGGTCACCGTGCCGTACTGGGACTGGACCCGGGACAACACCCCGGCGGCCTCGCTGTGGAGCGAGGACTTCATGGGCGGCAACGGGAGGCGCAGCGACCTCCAGGTGACGACCGGCCCCTTCGCCTACGCGGGCGGCCGCTGGACCGTGAAGCACGGTATGACCGAGGGTCGCTTCCTGACCAGGGACTTCGGCCGTCCCGGGGACCCGATCACGCTGCCGACGAAGGCGCAGCTCGACGAGGTGATGCAGGAGACGGTGTACGACGTGGAGCCCTGGAACTCCACGAGCGAGTCGGGGTTCCGCAACCGTCTGGAGGGCTGGGCCCCGGGCCGCGGCAACGACCGCTTCCGTATCCACAACCGGGTGCACCGCTGGGTCGGCGGTCTGATGCTCGGTGGGGCCTCCGTGAACGACCCGGTCTTCTGGCTCCACCACTCGTTCGTCGATCTGCTCTGGTCGCGCTGGCAGCAGCGCAATCCGCGGGCCGGCTATGTGCCGGTGCACCCCCCGCAGCTGGGCGAGTCGCAGTACCGCCGGATCGCGGCCCGCGACGAGAAGATGGGCCCGTGGGGTGTCACCCCCGCCGAGATGCTCGACCACAGCGGGATCTACCGCTACGCCTGA
- a CDS encoding chaplin, whose amino-acid sequence MSRIAKAAAVLAGTGAVALSGAGMAVADSGAEAVAAHSPGVASGNVVQVPVHIPVNLCGNTVTVIGLINPAFGNQCANVDGHHDGGYGG is encoded by the coding sequence ATGTCTCGCATCGCGAAGGCTGCCGCTGTCCTCGCCGGCACGGGTGCCGTTGCCCTCAGCGGAGCCGGCATGGCCGTCGCCGACTCGGGCGCCGAGGCCGTAGCCGCTCACTCTCCCGGTGTCGCTTCCGGCAACGTCGTGCAGGTCCCGGTCCACATCCCGGTCAACCTCTGCGGCAACACCGTGACCGTCATCGGCCTGATCAACCCGGCGTTCGGCAACCAGTGCGCGAACGTCGACGGTCACCACGACGGTGGCTACGGCGGCTGA